The genomic region CTTGACAATTTGCTCCAACAACGAGAAAAAATTCTAACTGTTGCTCAACGTCATGGAGCATTCAATGTTCGCGTTTTCGGTTCCGTCGCGCGGGGAGAAGCTAGAGATCGTAGCGATGTAGATTTTTTGGTTGATTATGATCGTTCGAGTCGGTCATCCTGGTTTCCAATGGGGCTCATCGAAGATTTGGAAGCATTGCTGGGAGTTCGGGTAGATGTAGTCACAGAAAAGAGTTTAAAATCCCGTTTGCGAGATCGGATTCTACAAGAAGCAAAACCTTTATGAGACGAGACTCGGAACGACTACAGGACATTTGGGATGCCATTGATCGCATTCAAAGTCGATTTGATCTTGATCGGATTGAGGATGATGAGATGCTTCAGGTTTGGGTGTTGTATCACTTGCAAATTATTGGCGAAGCTGCCCGCGCCCTTTCTTCTGAAATAATGCAAAACCATTCTCAGGTTCCTTGGTCAAAAATTGTCGGTTTGCGTAATCGCGTTGTGCATGAGTATTTTGATATTGATCTTGATATTGTCATTGATATCGTTACTTACGATTTACCTGAATTGAAGGAGCAAATCAAAGGGATTCTTAATCATTACAGTGACAGTTAATATGACTGAAAAAAGGGATTTATTGGCTTGCTCAAAGTACCAAATTAACACGAATAGATAATTCAGCAGTCAAACTTAGTTCACTATTGCTAACTTCACATTGCTTTACTTGGATTCCTCGATATAGCAATTCTGAACAGGGAATCAACTTAAATCAGCGTTAAAACCGCATTTCCGGTAATACCCAGTCCTACCAAGGTTATCGCGATCGCGCCGAGAAGAGGCAATTTTTGCAGCCCGAACTGCGCTTGGGGAAATTTTTGGAATTGTTGTTTGCCGTAAATAAATAATGCGCCTAAACCAATTAAAGTCACGGCTAAGCCCACACTAAAGACTAAAACTAACATTAAGCCATAGCCAATTTGTCCCAGCGCGATCGTACTTAATAATAAAACTAAAGCGGCGGGACAAGGAACCAACCCGCCGGAGATGCCTAAAGCCAAAATCTCTCGCCAAGAGGCAATATTAACGTCATGATGATGGTGATGGTGATGGTGATGATGAGAGTGATGATCAGAAACGTCGTGAGAATGGTCGTGGTGATGATGATGATGATGTTTAGTTCGGTGCCACCGTTGGGGAATTAAACGGAAGCCAATGGTGAAAATCACTACTCCTGAAACTAAACTCAACCAAGGGGATAATTGTTCCGGTAAGATGTATTGCGATGCGAACCAAGCAATTAAACCGAATCCAAAAACACCAATGGTGTGAGTAATCGTAGTGGTCAAGCCTAACATGACGGCTTGTTGGAATGTGGCTTTTGTTCCCACTAAATACGCACTAATCATGGTTTTACCATGTCCAGGAGAAAGGGCATGAAATCCTCCCCAAATCAGTGCCCCAAAAATAGCAATTAGCCCTCCTTGCGCCCCTTCTAAAAAAGGGATGGGAAGCCCATTATTTTGAAAATTGAGAGAAAGCGCCAGCTGTTTATTCGTCGCATTAAAAATATGGGTTTTGACCTGATCTTGCCAGCGAATGGTCGCCAGACAGTGTGCCGTGGGTAAACCAGGTAAACCCATGCCTAAATTGGTGGGGAAGAGATTATATTCAATCTTAAGGGTTTCTAGCGGTTGCCTCCAGCGATAATTAAGGGTCAGTGTCGTATGAGTCTCGCTTGTAATTTGTGAACTGGGTGGAATCACGAGCGTTGAATTAGGCGTAACTGTCAGCGTTCCTAAGCGATTATTCTGATTTAATAGTTGAACGCGATCGCGCAAAAAAGTCTCTAGATTACTTTGATTGTCTTTGACTTCTTGCGCTTCAATTTTGCCGTTTTCATTATCATCAGCAAATCGAATAAAATCAATCGGTAACGTAAATTGAACCACCGCTTTTTCTGCAGAGACGTCAATTTCTGCTAATGATAAATCATTAATATGGGCAACCGTTCGTGTTGCAAAAACGCCAGATAGCAGTAGCGTTAGACAAAATCCAAGGCATCCTAGCATTAACCACTTTCGTCGTTTCATCTCACAGTGCTGATCCTTATTCCTTTAAAACTTGGGTTAGTCCAATGCGAGTCATTTTCCATTCGAGAAAAATAGAAACTGAGCAATCGCTACACTAGTCAGTAACATACTTATTGGAGCCGATGTTCTTCACAAAATGGCAAGAGTGAATTAAGCGTAACAGAAGGAATACAACTAATAACAAATGATTAACATATTGAATCATAATACTCTAAAGCTGACCTTAAAAGAGCGTCGTCAAAAACTGGCTCAGATCTTTCCCGAGAACGTTTTATTGTGGTCAGGCTGTGCGCCTTCCCGTAATTTTCCTGCTAATACATTTCCGTTTCGCGCCAGCAGTCATTTTCTTTATTTTGCCGGTTTAAATTTAGAAAATGCGGTGATTGCGTTAGACAATGGCAAATTAACCCTCTTCCTGGATAACCCGTCTGCAGAGAGTATTTTGTGGGGAGGAGAAAAGCCGACTCGGGATGACATTGCAGAAACCATTGGGGCAGATCGGGCTTATCCCTTAGCAAAATTAGCCGAAGATCAGGGGGAAGCGGCAACGATCGCGCTGTCTGATCCCACGATTGACCAACAGCAACAAAATTGCTTAAAACGCAAAATCCTACCACCAACACAAGCCGCTGGCAAAGATCGCGCCCTCATGGAAGCGATTATTCAGTTACGCCTCTGTCATGATGAAAGCGCGATCACGCAAATTCGTCAAGCAGCAGGGATTTCTATCCAAGCCCATCAAGCCGGAATGAAAGCAGTGCAACCGGGAAAAACTGAAGCCGAGATTCGTGCTGCAATGGAAAGTGTAATGATTGCCCATAATGTAACCTGTGCTTACGGTAGCATCGTCACCGGACACGGGGAAGTCTTACATAACGAAGACTATTCCCATACCTTACAAGCCGGGGATTTAGTCTTAGCGGATGTCGGTGCAGAAAGCCCGGGCGGTTGGGCATCCGATATTACGCGTACTTTCCCGGTTAGCGGTCGCTTTTCGCCAACTCAACGCGAGATTTACGATTTAGTTTTATCCGCCCATGATGCTTGTATTGCTGCAGTTGCCCCAGGAGTCGAATATAAAGACATTCATTGGCAAGCGGCAACGATCATTGCCGAAGGTTTAGTGGAACTGGGGATTTTACGAGGTAATGTCTCAAATCTACTAGAAACCGATGCCCAAGCCCTATTTTTCCCCCACGGCGTCGGACATTTATTAGGCTTAGATGTTCATGACATGGAAGATTTCGGCGATCTGGCAGGATATGCACCGGGAAGACGGCGCAGTGAGCGTTTTGGTCTAGGAAACTTACGGCTCGATCGCGCCCTCCAACCGGGAATGGCAGTCACGATTGAACCCGGATTTTATCAAGTTCCGGCAATTTTGAATGATCCGCAAACCCGAGAACAATATCAAAACCAGATTAATTGGGAACGGCTGGCACAATTTGCTGATGTCCGTGGCATTCGCATTGAAGATGATGTGCTGGTAACCTCAGAAGGATCGGAAGTTTTAACTGCTGCTTTACCTTGTGAACGCGATCGCGTTGAAAGTTTAACGAATGCTTAAGGCTATGATTTTGTGTTCTCTCTACAAGAAAAATGTGCAGTGATAAAATCAAGAACTGTTACACGGCTGGGGGGTTACTCAAGTCCAGAATTTTTCTGTGATGAAAACTGTACGAAGGGTTGAAGATCAGACAAACTGATCGGGAATCTCTCAACTGATCACTGTTCAATAACGAGTCAGCATTATGTCTAATGAAACGCCATCTGTTGGAATTATTATGGGTAGCGATTCCGATTTGCCGACAATGGAAGGCGCGATCGCGATCTGTGAAGAATTTTCGGTTCCTTACGAAGTGGCGATTGTTTCCGCCCACCGCACCCCAGACCGTATGGTTAACTACGCAAAAACTGCGTCCAATCGTGGCTTAAAAGTGATTATTGCTGGTGCGGGAGGGGCCGCCCATTTACCCGGCATGATCGCCTCTCTTACGGCTTTGCCTGTGATTGGAGTTCCAGTCAGAACCCGTCACTTGCAAGGGGTGGATTCTCTCTATTCCATTGTGCAAATGCCAGGGGGAATTCCGGTGGCAACAGTTGCTATTAATAATGCTAAAAATGCCGGATTATTAGCAATACAAATTCTGGCTGCCTTTGATAGTAATTTGTTAAAGAAAGTTGAGGACTATCGTCAAGAATTAGCAACTTCTGTAATTAATAAACAGACTCGATTAGAAGAAATCGGCTATCAGGAATACCTCAAAGAGTTTAAATGAAGAATAAACCAATAAGAGTCAGTCTAAACAACCAGATAGCCTTACTTCATCTCAATTTGTTACTGCTGTTACCTGGATTAATCATCCCTTTGTTAAGATAGATGTAACGAAAAAAGTAGTTAAATAAGCAGGTAAAAATTTAAACTACCTTACCTATTAGTATAAAACTGACCGCAAGTAAAGGTCAAGCACAGCAATGAATACCGAGCAAAATATGAGTGAAAAAACACAGACTCCTCAAGCTAAAATTCATGTGGAGAATCTCGTTAAAATTTTTGGGGAGAGTCCTCGTGAGGGCTTGAAACTGATGCGAGAAGGTTACAGTAGAGACGATATTCTCGAAAAAACGGGAAATGTTGTTGGCGTCGGCGGTGTTTCCTTTGATATTGAAGAGGGAGAACTCTTTGTCATTATGGGGTTATCGGGATCAGGAAAATCGACTTTGATTCGCTGTCTCAACCGCATCATTGAACCCACCAGCGGTCAAGTCATCATTGATGATGAAGATGTTGCCCATGTCGATCTAGAACGACTGAGAGAAGTTCGACGCACCAAAATGGCAATGGTGTTCCAAAAATTTGCTCTCTTTCCTCACCTCACGGTCGCTGAAAATACAGAATATGGTCTGAAAGTGCGTGGCGTTGACGAACAGCAGCGTCGCCAGAAAGCCATAGAAACCTTGGAAATTGTCGGCTTAGATAAATGGGCCAATCGTTATCCTTCCGAATTAAGTGGCGGTATGCAGCAACGGGTGGGATTAGCGCGGGCGCTGGCAACGGATCCGGATATTCTCTTGATGGACGAAGCCTTCGGTGCGCTTGATCCCCTGATTCGTCGGGATATGCAATCTGAATTAATGCGGCTACAAGATGAACTGCACAAAACGGTTGTCTTTATTTCTCATGATATTCACGAAGCCCTAAAAGTCGGCGATCGCGTTGCTGTGATGAAAGACGGTTACTTTGTGCAAGTGGGCACCCCCGAAGAGTTGGTGACGAATCCTGCCGATGAGTATATCCGAGACTTTATGATGGATGTCAATCGGGCGCAAGTCCTTAAAACGGGTTCGATTACCCGCAAAACCATTCCCTTTATTCTGGGACATGGTTCGGTCCGTTCGGCATTAGAGCAAATGCAACGGCATCAACGAGAGGAAATGTATGTGGTCAATCAAAGCAATTTTCCCATTGGTGTCGTCACAACCAAAGCCTTAACGAAAGCTTTAGAGGAAGGCCAAGAAGATATCAAAGCAGTGATGAAAACTGACTTCCCAAAAGTCCAAGCCAGCACTACCATTGAAGAAGTGGCCCACCTCTGTCAACAAGAATTTCCGCTTGCGATTGTTGATAACCAAGGTCAATTCAAAGGTGTGGTTGAACATTCTGATATTCTTGCTAGCATCGGTCGTATCCAAGATCCGGATGACGACACAGTAGAAAGGGAAAACCAGCCCCAACAGGTGGCGGTTTAAGTGAAGAGTACCCTTTGCCATTAACAGAGGCTTCTTAATTATCAAATCCTTTCTGTTTGGTCCCCCAGACTTTTTTCACTTGGGGGCTTTTCCCTTCCTTACCCAATCAACCAATCCATAACCAACACTTAATCATGTTTGATCCATTTCAAGAGACCATTTGGCCCCTCGGCGATCAAATTGAAGCGATCATTGACTTTATTGTCAATAACTTTCGCTTCATCTTCAACGATTGGATTGGACAACCGGTCGGCGTTGTCTTAAGGGGCATCCAATCCTTTTTCCTTTTTCTGAATCCCCTGGTTTTTCTCGTTGCACTGTTGGGAATTGCCTGGCAAATTGCGAACCGCAACATCGCTATTTTTAGTGTGATTGCGATGACAGTGGTCGGATTAATTGGGGCGTGGGAAGAATCGATGATTACCCTTGCCCTGGTTGCAACAGCAGTTGTTTTTTGTGTGATTATTGGGATTCCACTCGGTATTTGGGCAGCCCGCAGCGATCGCTTTGCCAGTTTAATTCGCCCCATCTTAGACACCATGCAGACGCTTCCGGCATTTGTTTATCTGGTGCCAGTGGTCATGTTATTTGGAACCGGAGAAGTCCCGGGCGTGATTGTCACCTTCATTTTTGCCGTTCCCCCACTAATCCGCTTAACCAATATTGGGATTCGCGGCGTTCCCGAAGACGTAGTCGAAGCAGCACAAGCTTTCGGTTCTACCCCTCGACAAGTTTTATTACAAGTGCAAGTCCCCTTAGCAATGCCCACAATTTTAGCTGGGGTTAACCAATCTTTGATGCTAGCTTTATCAATGGTCGTTATCGCTTCACTGATTGCTGTAGAAGGCTTAGGACAGATGGTAAACCGTGGTATTGGCCGTTTAGATGTTGGCTTAGCCGCAGTTGGCGGGATTGGGATTGTTCTTTTAGCAATTGTGCTCGATCGGATTACCCAAGCCGTGGGCGATACAAAAAAAGGAAGACTCCATTGGAAAAAACGAGGTCCGATTGGTTTTGTTCTGAAATTAGTTAACAAAAAGAAAACGCAAAGAGTGCCTCAACAATCCTAACGACATTGATCGCCCAGTCGGCTGTAGCTGTAACTTTTCAAATTTGATCCCCCTCGAACCGGAGAAGAAGGCACCGAAGGGGCCTGTCTTCATCCTTAGCTCTGGTGATCTTTTGGTCAAAGGGGGAACTGGATCAAGCTAGACTTAGGAAAATTCGTCTAGTTCAGCGGGATAAAGTGATAGGGTTTCGACTCGTTCGCCTCGTCGGACTTCAAAATTGAGTCTTTCCCCAACGTTACTATTTTCTACCATGCGCTGCAACTCTTCGGCACTGGCAATGCGATTCCCTTCAATGGCTGTAATCACATCACCCCGTCGTAAACCGGCGCGTGCTGCTGGCGTATCTGCTTGTACCTGCATCACTAATACCCCTTCCATTTCTGGAATCATGACACCGGCATTGGGGTCGCGATTGATTTCTTGCGCTAACTGGGGAGTAAGGCTAACCATACGAATGCCGATATAAGGGTGAGATACGCCTTTCCCTTCTGCCAGTTTCGGATAAATGGCTTTTGCTTTGTTCACTGGAATGGCAAAGCCAATTCCGTTGGCATCGGCACGAATGGCAGTATTAATACCAATTACTTCCCCCCGATCATTGAGGAGGGGACCGCCAGAATTGCCGGGATTGATCGCTGCATCGGTTTGTAGAAAGTCAAGACGTTTGTCAGGAATTCCCACTTTTGCACTAGGACGGTTCAGCGTACTGATAATCCCCAGGGTTACCGTATTATCTAATCCTAAAGGATTGCCGACTGCAATTGCCCAATCCCCTACTCTCACTTGATCAGAATCCCCTAATGGAACCGTCGGTAAATCTTGCCCTTCGATTTTAATCACTGCCAAATCAGTGACTGAATCGGCCCCTAAGACTCTTCCTTCAAGAGTGCGTCCATCTTTCAAGTTGACACTGACTTGATCGGCTTGATTAACAACATGGGCATTGGTGAGAACAATCCCATT from Cyanobacteria bacterium GSL.Bin1 harbors:
- a CDS encoding DNA polymerase subunit beta, translated to MVTLDNLLQQREKILTVAQRHGAFNVRVFGSVARGEARDRSDVDFLVDYDRSSRSSWFPMGLIEDLEALLGVRVDVVTEKSLKSRLRDRILQEAKPL
- a CDS encoding DUF86 domain-containing protein encodes the protein MRRDSERLQDIWDAIDRIQSRFDLDRIEDDEMLQVWVLYHLQIIGEAARALSSEIMQNHSQVPWSKIVGLRNRVVHEYFDIDLDIVIDIVTYDLPELKEQIKGILNHYSDS
- a CDS encoding high-affinity nickel-transporter, encoding MKRRKWLMLGCLGFCLTLLLSGVFATRTVAHINDLSLAEIDVSAEKAVVQFTLPIDFIRFADDNENGKIEAQEVKDNQSNLETFLRDRVQLLNQNNRLGTLTVTPNSTLVIPPSSQITSETHTTLTLNYRWRQPLETLKIEYNLFPTNLGMGLPGLPTAHCLATIRWQDQVKTHIFNATNKQLALSLNFQNNGLPIPFLEGAQGGLIAIFGALIWGGFHALSPGHGKTMISAYLVGTKATFQQAVMLGLTTTITHTIGVFGFGLIAWFASQYILPEQLSPWLSLVSGVVIFTIGFRLIPQRWHRTKHHHHHHHDHSHDVSDHHSHHHHHHHHHHDVNIASWREILALGISGGLVPCPAALVLLLSTIALGQIGYGLMLVLVFSVGLAVTLIGLGALFIYGKQQFQKFPQAQFGLQKLPLLGAIAITLVGLGITGNAVLTLI
- a CDS encoding M24 family metallopeptidase; translated protein: MINILNHNTLKLTLKERRQKLAQIFPENVLLWSGCAPSRNFPANTFPFRASSHFLYFAGLNLENAVIALDNGKLTLFLDNPSAESILWGGEKPTRDDIAETIGADRAYPLAKLAEDQGEAATIALSDPTIDQQQQNCLKRKILPPTQAAGKDRALMEAIIQLRLCHDESAITQIRQAAGISIQAHQAGMKAVQPGKTEAEIRAAMESVMIAHNVTCAYGSIVTGHGEVLHNEDYSHTLQAGDLVLADVGAESPGGWASDITRTFPVSGRFSPTQREIYDLVLSAHDACIAAVAPGVEYKDIHWQAATIIAEGLVELGILRGNVSNLLETDAQALFFPHGVGHLLGLDVHDMEDFGDLAGYAPGRRRSERFGLGNLRLDRALQPGMAVTIEPGFYQVPAILNDPQTREQYQNQINWERLAQFADVRGIRIEDDVLVTSEGSEVLTAALPCERDRVESLTNA
- the purE gene encoding 5-(carboxyamino)imidazole ribonucleotide mutase; the encoded protein is MSNETPSVGIIMGSDSDLPTMEGAIAICEEFSVPYEVAIVSAHRTPDRMVNYAKTASNRGLKVIIAGAGGAAHLPGMIASLTALPVIGVPVRTRHLQGVDSLYSIVQMPGGIPVATVAINNAKNAGLLAIQILAAFDSNLLKKVEDYRQELATSVINKQTRLEEIGYQEYLKEFK
- a CDS encoding betaine/proline/choline family ABC transporter ATP-binding protein (Members of the family are the ATP-binding subunit of ABC transporters for substrates such as betaine, L-proline or other amino acids, choline, carnitine, etc. The substrate specificity is best determined from the substrate-binding subunit, rather than this subunit, as it interacts with the permease subunit and not with substrate directly.), with product MNTEQNMSEKTQTPQAKIHVENLVKIFGESPREGLKLMREGYSRDDILEKTGNVVGVGGVSFDIEEGELFVIMGLSGSGKSTLIRCLNRIIEPTSGQVIIDDEDVAHVDLERLREVRRTKMAMVFQKFALFPHLTVAENTEYGLKVRGVDEQQRRQKAIETLEIVGLDKWANRYPSELSGGMQQRVGLARALATDPDILLMDEAFGALDPLIRRDMQSELMRLQDELHKTVVFISHDIHEALKVGDRVAVMKDGYFVQVGTPEELVTNPADEYIRDFMMDVNRAQVLKTGSITRKTIPFILGHGSVRSALEQMQRHQREEMYVVNQSNFPIGVVTTKALTKALEEGQEDIKAVMKTDFPKVQASTTIEEVAHLCQQEFPLAIVDNQGQFKGVVEHSDILASIGRIQDPDDDTVERENQPQQVAV
- a CDS encoding ABC transporter permease subunit, translated to MFDPFQETIWPLGDQIEAIIDFIVNNFRFIFNDWIGQPVGVVLRGIQSFFLFLNPLVFLVALLGIAWQIANRNIAIFSVIAMTVVGLIGAWEESMITLALVATAVVFCVIIGIPLGIWAARSDRFASLIRPILDTMQTLPAFVYLVPVVMLFGTGEVPGVIVTFIFAVPPLIRLTNIGIRGVPEDVVEAAQAFGSTPRQVLLQVQVPLAMPTILAGVNQSLMLALSMVVIASLIAVEGLGQMVNRGIGRLDVGLAAVGGIGIVLLAIVLDRITQAVGDTKKGRLHWKKRGPIGFVLKLVNKKKTQRVPQQS
- a CDS encoding PDZ domain-containing protein, coding for MSTNLRKFLTYLIVLVFGVLIGGGGYQVLPSQAETVPKNELIAQSPSPQQITNRFVSLAVEKVGGAVVRIDTERTVTQTNPFADDPFFRRFFGDDFLPNGSRERRLRGQGSGVIVDSNGIVLTNAHVVNQADQVSVNLKDGRTLEGRVLGADSVTDLAVIKIEGQDLPTVPLGDSDQVRVGDWAIAVGNPLGLDNTVTLGIISTLNRPSAKVGIPDKRLDFLQTDAAINPGNSGGPLLNDRGEVIGINTAIRADANGIGFAIPVNKAKAIYPKLAEGKGVSHPYIGIRMVSLTPQLAQEINRDPNAGVMIPEMEGVLVMQVQADTPAARAGLRRGDVITAIEGNRIASAEELQRMVENSNVGERLNFEVRRGERVETLSLYPAELDEFS